CTTCCTGGATATCGGTGAATTACAATTTGAATGTGACAGCCTCATACAGAGTAACCGATATGATTTCTTTAAGGGCGGGTTACACTTATATACTCTGGAAAGATCTGCCCATGGCACCCCAATGGAACTATTCCGATGAATTTACCANNNNNNNNNNNNNNNNNNNNNNNNNNNNNNNNNNNNNNNNNNNNNNNNNNNNNNNNNNNNNNNNNNNNNNNNNNNNNNNNNNNNNNNNNNNNNNNNNNNNNNNNNNNNNNNNNNNNNNNNNNNNNNNNNNNNNNNNNNNNNNNNNNNNNNNNNNNNNNNNNNNNNNNNNNNNNNNNNNNNNNNNNNNNNNNNNNNNNNNNNNNNNNNNNNNNNNNNNNNNNNNNNNNNNNNNNNNNNNNNNNNNNNNNNNNNNNNNNNNNNNNNNNNNNNNNNNNNNNNNNNNNNNNNNNNNNNNNNNNNNNNNNNNNNNNNNNNNNNNNNNNNNNNNNNNNNNNNNNNNNNNNNNNNNNNNCCGTCGCTACGCGACTTGAGTTCCGCGTATACAATTGAATGACCAAATGACCACCCAATGACTGTCATTGACTTCATGTCACTTAAATGCCAATCAAATCATAACTATAAAGGGGAAGTTTTTTATATTATCTTGCTGATTGTTAAAGAGTTTTCAGGGTAAGATTGGAGATCGCTCAGGTGAGATTGGGGATCTATCCGGTAACATTGGGAGGCATTTCGGTAAGATTGGGAGTCTCTTAGGTAAGATAGTGGATCACTTAGGTAAGGTAGGGAGTCTACCCGGTAACATTGGGCATCACCCAGGTAAGACAGGGAATGTAACCGGTAAAATCGGGCAGGAGGAGTTCGATTATGGTATTTCGGGCAAATCTTTAATTTTGCCCGAAATACCAGTCTCGCTCATTATTCTTTCATCATTTGGTTGCCTTTCATATTTTTTCCTCCCATGATCTGGCCGCGGATCTCTCCTGCGGGATACTGATTGGTATGAACATTGACATAGGTGTGTTTGTTTTTCATCATCTCAACAAGATCCCAAAGCTCCTCGCCTTCTAACTGTCCAACGAGATCATCCTTTGTGATTACTCCCTCCTGAAGGACACCCTGTGTTCTGCCTTCAATAAGTGCCGGAGGGGGTGCGGGTGGATAAAGCCATGCTACAACAGGTCCGTTTTCATCTGCGGAACCGACATGAATGTGAGCCATATATACATTTTTAATGTTGGCCACAATCAGTTTGTAATGTAGCTTCATCCCATCCTTGCTTAACTGAAATACAGCCTGACCGGTTGCATTGGTTTCCACGGGGTCCGGTACTTCATTGTCGCCCGAAAGATGGGTTCTGAAGTTTAACACAGCCTTCTTGTCGTCCATGTTTTGATTCTGATGCCCACTTTTCAGCATATCCGATTCATTCTGAACCTCGGCGCTGGAAGGAGCTTTCGGCTGCACGTCATTTTCTGTAAACTGTCTTTCACAGGATGCGAAAACAAAAATCGCAGCCACTGCTAAAATGGTTAATCTTGTTTTCATAGGTATTGATTTTTTAAAGGTTATGAAATACATTTTTTGTAACAATGAACAGAATTTATAGTTCATGTTACCTGAATCAAATTATTTATTACAGCCGTGAATTCTAAATGCATCCATTACTTAAATATCGTATTGAAGGGACATGGAGGACCATATTATAAATTACTAATTTTCCGTTCCATGAATCTTTTTAGATACCCTTTCAGACTCTGCTGATTTTAGGCTACTGCTGCCGGGATTTTGCCAGGGCACCCCGTCCGACCCGTTCCTGGATATAAAGACTAAAACAAATAGAGGCAAAAGATATTGACCATCAGGAGAAATATTCTTGTTCTGCACCGGTCGGACGGGTGGGGGATGGCAGCGGGCACTGCCCGGGGTTACTCTATTCAACCCCTATCCGGGGTTTTAACCAGACAATAATTATCCAGTTATTGCGATCGCTATGTGCTTTCTCTGAAGACCTCCCTTTTCCACCGGTTTAAAAGCCAATTCAATTACAGATAAATATTCTCTATGTACTCTGTGGTTCAAGGATATTAATCAAATGATTTTTATGATCGGCCTAAAGAAAGGCTTATATGACATAGGTTTAGTAACAACAGTTGATGAGATTAGCACCCACGTTGACGTGGGTGGTTGTTAATGGTTATTCTATTCGCCCACCCACCCCCAAAACGCCCTTAAGGGCGTTTTGGGTTAAAAACAGGAGTCCATTTTTCCTAAACCACTTGCCTAAAGGCAGGTGCTATTCTCATAATGTTTTAAGGCTGGATCATTCATAAATCACGCTGCTTGAACAAGAATTAATTATTTGTGAATAATTCGGGTAAGAAAAGTTATAAAAAGTATTGTCTATAAATCCATAATGTTTTACTTTTGGTAAAAGGTGTTACACCAGTAATATTAAGTTTTATGGGACCACAGGAACAAATTCAGGGCATCAGGGATTTTCTGGAAAAATCCATAGAAACCATAGATAAGATGAGCAAACGGGAAATGGATTACAGTCTGGATCAGTTGGATTCCGTTTTGTTAAGGCATTATAACAAAAGATTTTCCTATGTGTATAAGAAAAATGCCATACAGAATCAGCTCAGGAAAATGATTAATATGCCCGAGGAAGGAGAAAAGTTCAAGGAACTGAAAAAGCATTACAAGCAGTTGCTTAGTGTTATGCTTGATGAAATCAACAAAGTGGGATTGCCCGGGGAGGATGATATCACAATTGATCCATCCGGGAAGGTATATCAGCAGCCATCACACCGGGAACAGCCATCACAGAAAGAACAACCTTCACAGGAAGAACAGCAACCCCAGGTGCAATTGGCGGATGTACTTATGAAAACCATGGAAGATCAGATGAGCTCAGCCCAGTGGGAGGAGTTTAAAACACTTGTAAGAAAGGTAAGGAACCGTGAGGAGCCCAAGGCAAAAATTTCGGAAACATTAAGAAATTATGGATTAGAGGAATGTTCAAGCATCCTCGCCAATGTTATTACAAACCCTGGAATTATTGACGCATTCTGATAATATGGCTTTACCCCGGATTCTTTATTATAATTTTAAACTGAACCGGAATGTACACAAAGAAAGGCATACCATTTTAAAGCAGCGGGAAAAAAGGTTGCGCAGACTGCTTAAGCATGCCTTCCATCATTCTGATTTCTACGGGAAGTATTATGCAGATCATGGCATAAGCTCCCCTGATCTGGAACATATGGATATAAATCATTTGCCGGCAATTGACAAAAAACTAATGATGGATCATTTTGATGAGTTTGTGGTTCCCGGCGAATTGAAGAGAGAGCGGGTGGAAGATTTTCTGGAATCTTATCCTGCACCGGATACGGCCTTAAACGACAAATACCGGGTTATACATACATCCGGTACAACGGGAGAGGTCGGATATTTTCTATATAACAACCGCGAATGGGATTTTATAAAAGCCATTTCCCTGCGGATTTTTCCGCATTTCGGTCTAAAGTCCAAAAATTATATCTTTATCGGAGCAGCCGACGGTCATTATGCAGGGGTAAGCCTGTTTCTGAGTCCGCTTCATTCCCCTGAAGCTTTTGTTTACAGGGAATACCTTGTTTTAGACATTAATTATCCCGTGGATCAATATATTGATAAAGTGAACAGGGTCAACCCGGATGTTGTTACTGGCTATCCCACTGGTATTGGGATGCTGGCAGAGCTGCAAAAATCAGGAAAGCTTTCCGTTAGTCCGAAGGCAGTAGTTTGTGGAGGTGAACCCATTACCCCGGAAACCAAAGAACTTATCCATGATACGTGGGAATGTGAACTTATCAATTACTATGCTGCCTCGGAATCACTGATAATGGGAGTTGAACGGACGGATTTAGAGGGGTTTTATTTGTTTGATGATGTCAATTATATTGAATTCATGGACGATCATATACTTTTAACAAATTTGTATAATTATACCCAGCCGTTAATCCGTTACCGGATGAATGATGTCCTGGT
This DNA window, taken from Bacteroidales bacterium, encodes the following:
- a CDS encoding CHRD domain-containing protein, with the translated sequence MKTRLTILAVAAIFVFASCERQFTENDVQPKAPSSAEVQNESDMLKSGHQNQNMDDKKAVLNFRTHLSGDNEVPDPVETNATGQAVFQLSKDGMKLHYKLIVANIKNVYMAHIHVGSADENGPVVAWLYPPAPPPALIEGRTQGVLQEGVITKDDLVGQLEGEELWDLVEMMKNKHTYVNVHTNQYPAGEIRGQIMGGKNMKGNQMMKE
- a CDS encoding phenylacetate--CoA ligase family protein, which produces MLLQTLELLTHSDNMALPRILYYNFKLNRNVHKERHTILKQREKRLRRLLKHAFHHSDFYGKYYADHGISSPDLEHMDINHLPAIDKKLMMDHFDEFVVPGELKRERVEDFLESYPAPDTALNDKYRVIHTSGTTGEVGYFLYNNREWDFIKAISLRIFPHFGLKSKNYIFIGAADGHYAGVSLFLSPLHSPEAFVYREYLVLDINYPVDQYIDKVNRVNPDVVTGYPTGIGMLAELQKSGKLSVSPKAVVCGGEPITPETKELIHDTWECELINYYAASESLIMGVERTDLEGFYLFDDVNYIEFMDDHILLTNLYNYTQPLIRYRMNDVLVPEGEGGIWPFTRIKHVIGRQEELLWFINQNGKFDFIHPIVIVEFYVRGLEKYQVIKKGNTSFTFKAVISQQFDKDRVVKKIDERLREILQKKKMLNVDYRVEVVSDIPRDMKTGKYNLIREEFGSA